From a single Solanum dulcamara chromosome 4, daSolDulc1.2, whole genome shotgun sequence genomic region:
- the LOC129887329 gene encoding uncharacterized protein LOC129887329, whose translation MAANRRRVGDDRFYSPPAMRKQQKMKAKSRIEAESRTESDDGASSTASFSSIRIENLTNFDRFLEHTTPKVPAQVFPKTIMRGMRNLDNDSHPYFILGDLWESFGEWSAYGAGVPLVLNQSDCVVQYYVPYLSGIQLYIDPSRPSIKQRRPGEESDADSLKETSSDDSSEYGAGASRVANKVHGSWNQQNIIASTIDGIKHLSLKKDPFLESSSDENEMGNSPGLLVFEYFERNQPYGREPLADKISGLASKFPELKTYKSCDLTAASWISVAWYPIYRIPTGPTLQNLDACFLTYHSLSTPSGGVARTDWPQQHGTTTSKGIVDAGMSAKLPLPIFGLASYKFQVSFWFPDGVNECQKVNSLLRAADNWLRLLQVNHPDYSFFVSHNSYRR comes from the exons ATGGCTGCTAATCGGAGACGGGTTGGAGATGATCGGTTTTATAGCCCGCCGGCGATGAGGAAGCAGCAAAAAATGAAAGCCAAGTCAAGAATTGAAGCGGAGAGTCgaacagagtctgatgatgggGCATCGTCAACGGCGTCGTTTTCATCGATTCGAATTGAGAATTTGACGAATTTCGATCGGTTCTTGGAGCATACCACTCCTAAGGTTCCCGCTCAAGTTTTTCCCAAG ACAATCATGAGAGGGATGAGGAATCTCGACAATGATTCCCATCCATACTTCATCTTGGGTGACCTTTGGGAGTCTTTTGGGGAATGGAGTGCATATGGAGCAGGAGTTCCTCTGGTTTTAAATCAGAGTGATTGTGTTGTGCAGTATTATGTGCCATATTTATCTGGGATTCAACTTTACATAGACCCTTCGAGGCCCTCCATCAAGCAAAG GAGACCAGGTGAAGAAAGTGATGCTGATTCTCTCAAGGAGACAAGTAGTGATGACAGTAGTGAATATGGGGCTGGAGCTTCAAGGGTAGCCAATAAAGTTCATGGAAGTTGGAATCAGCAGAATATAATTGCATCAACAATTGATGGAATCAAACATCTCTCCCTAAAGAAGGATcctttcttggaatcttccagtGATGAGAATGAGATGGGGAACTCTCCTGGTCTCCTTGTATTTGAATATTTTGAGCGAAATCAACCATATGGTCGTGAACCTTTAGCTGATAAG ATTTCAGGCCTTGCATCTAAATTTCCTGAACTGAAGACGTATAAGAGCTGTGATCTGACGGCTGCAAGTTGGATTTCTGTGGCTTG GTATCCCATTTATAGGATACCAACAGGACCAACATTGCAAAATCTTGATGCTTGCTTTTTGACTTACCATTCCCTCTCAACACCTTCTGGTGGTG TTGCTAGGACTGACTGGCCTCAACAGCATGGCACAACTACTAGTAAAGGCATCGTCGATGCTGGTATGTCCGCCAAGCTACCTCTCCCAATCTTTGGGCTGGCCTCTTACAAATTCCAAGTATCTTTTTGGTTCCCCGATGGAGTCAATGAATGTCAGAAGGTCAACTCTCTGTTACGAGCTGCTGACAATTGGCTCCGGCTTTTGCAAGTTAATCACCCTGACTATAGTTTTTTTGTGTCTCATAATTCGTATCGAAGGTGA